A DNA window from Ranitomeya imitator isolate aRanImi1 chromosome 2, aRanImi1.pri, whole genome shotgun sequence contains the following coding sequences:
- the LOC138666275 gene encoding mitochondrial ornithine transporter 1-like — protein sequence MQKMPQRWSWGGKHRKCWGHEQAEAGPFVGGVACVFSGQPFDTVKVKMQTFPSLYRGFVDCAVRTYHTEGLRGLYHGTVPALLANVSENAVLFACYGFCQNLVCHLLGMQDPSQLRDYHKATAGSLASVVSSLVLCPTELVKCRMQTLHEMRVSGHKAVPAKSTSYSIVSDIVKTEGVCGLFRGLSSTWLREIPGYFFFFGGYELSSSILNRNSQDQPGALVVTVSGGVGGAFFWLSVYPVDSVKSRIQVLSLASSGFLISFLHILKTEGLLTLYSGLMPTIVRSFPCNAALFLAYEMTKRTLTEWSSNQN from the exons ATGCAAAAGATGCCACAGCGGTGGAGCTGGGGAGGTAAACATCGCAAGTGCTGGGGCCATGAACAAGCGGAGGCGGGTCCATTCGTGG GTGGTGTCGCATGTGTTTTCAGTGGACAGCCCTTTGACACCGTCAAGGTTAAGATGCAGACTTTCCCATCCTTGTATCGAGGTTTTGTGGACTGCGCCGTGAGGACCTACCACACAGAGGGATTGCGCGGGTTGTATCACGGCACTGTTCCTGCTTTGTTGGCTAATGTGTCAGAAAATGCAGTGCTGTTTGCATGCTATGGCTTTTGTCAAaatcttgtgtgtcatctcctggggATGCAAGATCCGTCACAGCTTAG AGACTACCACAAGGCTACTGCAGGCTCTTTAGCTTCTGTCGTCTCCTCGCTGGTCCTTTGCCCAACGGAACTGGTGAAGTGCCGCATGCAAACCCTGCACGAAATGCGAGTATCTGGACACAAGGCCGTGCCAGCCAAGAG CACATCCTATTCCATTGTTTCTGATATCGTAAAAACAGAAGGTGTTTGTGGCCTTTTCCGAGGACTCAGCAGCACGTGGCTGCGGGAAATTCCAGGGTATTTCTTCTTTTTTGGTGGCTATGAGCTGAGTAGCAGTATTCTAAATCGAAACTCCCAAGATCAGCCAG GTGCACTAGTGGTCACTGTGAGTGGCGGTGTCGGTGGGGCCTTTTTTTGGCTGTCTGTATATCCAGTGGATTCTGTGAAATCAAGAATTCAGGTTTTATCCTTGGCATCTAGCGGTTTCCTTATCTCCTTCCTGCACATCTTGAAGACCGAAG GACTCCTCACTCTATACAGTGGGCTAATGCCCACCATcgtcaggtcattcccctgcaacgCTGCTCTTTTCTTGGCCTATGAAATGACGAAGAGGACTCTTACAGAATGGTCATCTAACCAGAACTga